The following proteins come from a genomic window of Sorghum bicolor cultivar BTx623 chromosome 3, Sorghum_bicolor_NCBIv3, whole genome shotgun sequence:
- the LOC8068052 gene encoding uncharacterized protein LOC8068052, with translation MEGKAAASRDDADELDPLALTLGSIYAAAAAAAPASPPPTVAPRAARRRLNNGMAPIYAAAAAPASPPPPVAPRAVRRRVNRVKPRADAGDLLVQAPFPWATERPAQHGTLESLLRRGVTSVEGQARCKRCGATKAIAYDLETKFWEVREYIVTNRHAMYDRAPKAWEFPALPDCDACGHRGAMWPEIAADKHEINWLFLFLGQMLGCCTLDQLKYFCMNNGRHRTGAKNRVLYYAYIEMSNQLLSFD, from the coding sequence ATGGAAGGCAAAGCCGCGGCGAGCCGcgacgacgccgacgagctGGATCCCCTCGCCCTCACCCTCGGATCCATctacgcggccgccgccgctgctgctccAGCCTCACCGCCGCCGACGGTTGCTCCGCGCGCTGCGCGCCGCCGCCTCAACAATGGCATGGCACCCATCtacgccgccgctgctgctccAGCTTCACCGCCGCCACCGGTTGCTCCGcgcgccgtccgccgccgcgtcaACCGCGTCAAGCCACGCGCCGACGCCGGCGACCTGCTTGTCCAGGCGCCGTTCCCGTGGGCGACCGAGCGGCCCGCGCAGCACGGCACCCTGGAGAGCTTGCTGCGTCGGGGCGTGACGTCGGTCGAGGGCCAGGCGCGGTGCAAGCGGTGCGGCGCCACGAAGGCCATCGCCTACGACCTGGAGACCAAGTTCTGGGAGGTGCGCGAGTACATCGTCACCAACCGCCACGCCATGTACGACCGCGCGCCCAAGGCGTGGGAGTTCCCGGCGCTGCCGGACTGCGACGCGTGCGGGCACAGGGGAGCCATGTGGCCGGAGATCGCCGCCGACAAGCACGAGATCAACTGGCTGTTCCTCTTCCTCGGCCAGATGCTCGGCTGCTGCACGCTGGACCAGCTCAAGTACTTCTGCATGAACAACGGACGACACCGCACCGGCGCCAAGAACAGGGTGCTTTATTACGCCTACATTGAGATGTCCAACCAGCTCTTGTCGTTTGATTGA
- the LOC8063098 gene encoding lipid phosphate phosphatase 2 isoform X1, whose translation MACTGIVLVVIAKPRGDSNREGGRTEGETQEEARIAIRWTQEAMPAPAPSISLGAPTPYITSHGSKVARLHMYDWIVLVLLAVLDGVLNIIEPFHRFVGSEMMTDLRYPMKDNTVPFWAVPIVGIIGPIIIMTVIYFKKRNVYDLHHGILGLLFSVLITAVLTDAIKDGVGRPRPDFFWRCFPDGIPDYNNFTTGAICHGEASVIKEGHKSFPSGHSSWSFAGLGFLSWYLAGKIKVFDRKGHVAKLCIVLSPLLLAALVAVSRVDDYWHHWQDVCTGGLLGLTVASICYLQFFPLPSDENGLWPHAYFRHIGEPEGDNQVQPTYMSRRSSIHNGSFHSPDAVEMRSTSRALDSMEAGGRVQ comes from the exons ATGGCGTGCACTGGCATAGTATTAGTAGTCATTGCAAAGCCAAGAGGAGACTCGAACAGAGAAGGGGGAAGGACCGAAGGAGAGACGCAGGAAGAAGCAAGGATTGCCATACGCTG GACTCAAGAGGCAATGCCAGCACCAGCACCATCGATTAGTCTGGGAGCTCCAACTCCCTATATAACATCTCATGGATCCAAAGTTGCACGCCTACACATGTATGACTGGATTGTGCTAGTTCTGCTAGCTGTATTGGATGGAGTTCTCAATATAATAGAACCATTCCATCGGTTTGTCGGATCAGAAATGATGACAGACCTCAGATACCCCATGAAGGACAACACAGTGCCATTTTGGGCTGTGCCG ATAGTTGGTATCATTGGGCCTATCATTATTATGACAGTGATATACTTTAAGAAGAGAAATGTATATGATCTGCATCATGGAATACTAG GTCTCTTGTTTTCAGTGCTTATCACTGCTGTTTTAACTGATGCGATCAAGGATGGTGTTGGGCGACCGCGTCCAGATTTCTTCTGGCGTTGCTTCCCTGATGGAATACCT GATTATAATAACTTTACTACAGGCGCCATATGCCATGGCGAGGCGAGTGTTATTAAAGAAGGTCACAAGAGCTTTCCAAGTGGTCATAGTTCAT GGTCTTTTGCTGGCCTTGGCTTCCTTTCATGGTATCTGGCTGGTAAAATCAAAGTATTCGATCGTAAAGGGCATGTTGCAAAACTCTGCATTGTCCTTTCCCCTCTGCTTCTTGCAGCCTTAGTGGCAGTTTCTCGAGTTGATGACTATTGGCATCACTGGCAAGATGTATGTACTGGTGGATTACTTG GGTTGACAGTCGCTTCCATTTGCTACCTGCAGTTTTTTCCACTACCATCTGATGAAAATG GATTGTGGCCTCACGCGTATTTCCGACACATTGGTGAGCCAGAGGGTGACAACCAAGTGCAACCCACGTACATGAGCCGTCGCAGCTCGATTCATAACGGTTCCTTTCACAGTCCTGATGCAGTGGAAATGAGGAGCACGAGCCGAGCACTGGATTCCATGGAAGCTGGTGGGAGAGTCCAATGA
- the LOC8063098 gene encoding lipid phosphate phosphatase 2 isoform X2 has translation MPAPAPSISLGAPTPYITSHGSKVARLHMYDWIVLVLLAVLDGVLNIIEPFHRFVGSEMMTDLRYPMKDNTVPFWAVPIVGIIGPIIIMTVIYFKKRNVYDLHHGILGLLFSVLITAVLTDAIKDGVGRPRPDFFWRCFPDGIPDYNNFTTGAICHGEASVIKEGHKSFPSGHSSWSFAGLGFLSWYLAGKIKVFDRKGHVAKLCIVLSPLLLAALVAVSRVDDYWHHWQDVCTGGLLGLTVASICYLQFFPLPSDENGLWPHAYFRHIGEPEGDNQVQPTYMSRRSSIHNGSFHSPDAVEMRSTSRALDSMEAGGRVQ, from the exons ATGCCAGCACCAGCACCATCGATTAGTCTGGGAGCTCCAACTCCCTATATAACATCTCATGGATCCAAAGTTGCACGCCTACACATGTATGACTGGATTGTGCTAGTTCTGCTAGCTGTATTGGATGGAGTTCTCAATATAATAGAACCATTCCATCGGTTTGTCGGATCAGAAATGATGACAGACCTCAGATACCCCATGAAGGACAACACAGTGCCATTTTGGGCTGTGCCG ATAGTTGGTATCATTGGGCCTATCATTATTATGACAGTGATATACTTTAAGAAGAGAAATGTATATGATCTGCATCATGGAATACTAG GTCTCTTGTTTTCAGTGCTTATCACTGCTGTTTTAACTGATGCGATCAAGGATGGTGTTGGGCGACCGCGTCCAGATTTCTTCTGGCGTTGCTTCCCTGATGGAATACCT GATTATAATAACTTTACTACAGGCGCCATATGCCATGGCGAGGCGAGTGTTATTAAAGAAGGTCACAAGAGCTTTCCAAGTGGTCATAGTTCAT GGTCTTTTGCTGGCCTTGGCTTCCTTTCATGGTATCTGGCTGGTAAAATCAAAGTATTCGATCGTAAAGGGCATGTTGCAAAACTCTGCATTGTCCTTTCCCCTCTGCTTCTTGCAGCCTTAGTGGCAGTTTCTCGAGTTGATGACTATTGGCATCACTGGCAAGATGTATGTACTGGTGGATTACTTG GGTTGACAGTCGCTTCCATTTGCTACCTGCAGTTTTTTCCACTACCATCTGATGAAAATG GATTGTGGCCTCACGCGTATTTCCGACACATTGGTGAGCCAGAGGGTGACAACCAAGTGCAACCCACGTACATGAGCCGTCGCAGCTCGATTCATAACGGTTCCTTTCACAGTCCTGATGCAGTGGAAATGAGGAGCACGAGCCGAGCACTGGATTCCATGGAAGCTGGTGGGAGAGTCCAATGA
- the LOC8063099 gene encoding AP2/ERF and B3 domain-containing protein Os01g0693400, with protein sequence MDSASSLVDDTSSGSGGGGGASTDKLRALAVAAAASGPPLERMGSGASAVLDAAEPGAEADSAAAAAPGAVGVGGKLPSSRYKGVVPQPNGRWGAQIYERHQRVWLGTFAGEADAARAYDVAAQRFRGRDAVTNFRPLADADPDAAAELRFLASRSKAEVVDMLRKHTYFDELAQNKRAFAAAAAAAASSAATTTASSLANNNNNHSSLASPSPATAREHLFDKTVTPSDVGKLNRLVIPKQHAEKHFPLQLPSAGGESKGVLLNLEDAAGKVWRFRYSYWNSSQSYVLTKGWSRFVKEKGLQAGDVVGFYRSSAVGAGADTKLFIDCKLRPNSVATASTTTGPAVGSSPPAPAPAPVATKAVRLFGVDLLTAPAATAAAPAEAMAAGCKRARDLASPPQAAFKKQLVELALV encoded by the coding sequence ATGGACAGCGCCAGCAGCCTCGTGGACGACACCAGCAGCGGCAGcggaggcggtggcggcgcgTCCACGGACAAGCTAAGGGCTttggccgtcgccgccgccgcctcgggcCCGCCGCTGGAGCGCATGGGCAGCGGCGCCAGCGCGGTCCTTGACGCGGCCGAGCCGGGCGCCGAGGCGGActctgctgctgccgccgccccgGGCGCGGTGGGCGTGGGCGGGAAGCTGCCGTCGTCCAGGTACAAGGGCGTGGTGCCCCAGCCCAACGGGCGGTGGGGCGCGCAGATCTACGAGCGCCACCAACGCGTGTGGCTCGGCACGTTCGCGGGCGAGGCCGACGCCGCGCGCGCCTACGACGTCGCCGCGCAGCGGTTCCGCGGCCGCGACGCCGTCACCAACTTCCGCCCGCTCGCGGACGCCGACccggacgccgccgccgagctccggttcCTCGCGTCACGCTCCAAGGCCGAGGTCGTCGACATGCTCCGCAAGCACACCTACTTCGACGAGCTCGCGCAGAACAAGCGcgccttcgccgccgccgccgccgccgccgcctcgtccgcggccaccaccaccgcctcgtcactagccaacaacaacaacaaccatTCCTCCCTCGCGTCGCCCTCCCCCGCGACGGCTCGGGAGCACCTCTTCGACAAGACGGTGACCCCGAGCGACGTGGGCAAGCTGAACCGGCTGGTGATCCCGAAGCAGCACGCCGAGAAGCACTTCCCGCTGCAGCTCCCGTCCGCCGGCGGCGAGAGCAAGGGCGTGCTCCTCAACCTGGAGGACGCCGCGGGCAAGGTGTGGCGGTTCCGCTACTCCTACTGGAACAGCAGCCAGAGCTACGTGCTCACCAAGGGCTGGAGCCGCTTcgtcaaggagaagggcctccagGCCGGCGACGTCGTCGGCTTCTACCGCTCGTCCGCggtcggcgccggcgccgacaCCAAGCTCTTCATCGACTGCAAGCTGCGTCCCAACAGCGTCGCCACCGCCTCGACGACGACAGGCCCCGCCGTGGGGTCATcgcctccggctccggctccggcgccgGTGGCGACGAAGGCCGTGCGTCTCTTCGGCGTCGACCTGCTGACGGCGccggccgccaccgccgcggcgCCAGCGGAGGCCATGGCCGCCGGGTGCAAGAGAGCCCGGGACTTGGCCTCGCCCCCGCAGGCGGCGTTCAAGAAGCAGCTCGTGGAGCTGGCACTAGTGTAG